AGCTCTTCCTCAGTACAACAGCAGGAGCGTTCCCCTCTGAGAGACTGCAGAGTGAGCCATCTCATGTAAGAGTTATTCGAAATGCTATCTTTACATGCAGCTCTGTTATGTTAAGTTTATgtgcatttcatttcattctccTGCTTTAGAGCTCATTTAATTCAACAAGACATAAAAGAGAGTTTGACTACCTGATGCAGAAAGCGATTCTCTGAGCTTGACTGTTGAAAGTGACTTGAGCCCTTTCAGAAAGGAGAAACAAGCTTTTAAATGCTCAGGCAGGGTTATGTTTTGTCGTACCTCAATAACGGACAGAAGCTTTTCACTTTCTTTAGAGCCGAGTGCAGCAAGGTGAAGAGAGTGCTTTGATATCTGAGTgggtgactgtgtgtgtgtgtgtgtgtgcgtgcatgtgtgtggcaAGATAATTATGTCGCTTGAACAGTTTTATCAACAGCAGAAAAACCCGAAGTGTGAGACATTCACAACATGGCAATTAACTAGATGATGACATGTTTGAAAGCTAATCTATGAAAAATTTGGATAGTTTTTCCACATTGCAACCCCGTAATATCCTTTTGTTGTCTTTCAAACATGCAGGCAGTCAATCGGCGTCTCTTAGCTGCCTCAGTTTTAAGCAtctgtttgatttgattttttagCATAGAGAATGCGTGTCTCTATGTAGGTGTATGAGCTGTGACTTTTGCGCTTTGATATATTTTTGGTGCGTGTCGAGTTTTTCTCCCCAGATGCCTTTAGCAGGAGGGACTGCTCCATGCGACATACATTCACTAACGCACAACCTCCACAGAGTATTTCTCCATGCACCATGCCTGTTAACAAACACGACACACCACAGGCTTTCGCTGCTGCACGGCCCCTTTGAAGAATTTCATAACCGGTAAATGGGAACGTTATCTGAGATCCTGATCCCGATAGTGACCCGACTGCAAGCTGAGAGGTCTGTTTGGGAATGCGGGGGTTCAGATAGTGTGAGTTGATAGTGCGCGTTAGTGTTTAAGGAGCATAAAATACAGCTCAGGAGAAAAGTTACAGATataatgctgtgtgtgtgtatttgtatatgCAGCAGATTATCGTAGCTTAATGTGATCTGATGTGTTGTTATTTGTGGACTGGGCTTTGCTCAGAAATATTCAATGTCTGTGATGTTTGGTACATGGTAATGTACCAGTGCAGGCCTTGAGGAATGACTACCTGGAGCGATGCTGTCATCTAGCATTTGCCTTttataattaaaacaagctccactgtgtgtgttttttctgtgcgtgcgtgtgtgtgtgtgtgtccgtccATGCGGCTCATTTGTGGTGCGGTGTGATTAATGACTCCAGGGGCGAGTGAGCACTGGCGGTCAGCCCTTTCTGGTTATTCTGAGCTGACCTAGTGTGAGTGGGCCATAGTCGACACAAAGCCTTAGGTGATCTCAAAATCCTTGGCCATTCTCTCACCTGTGCATCAGCTTCAGCACCGCAGGAATACTTTCTCTCGCTGAGAGAGGGGTGTGCAGATTCTACACAAGGACACACATTCAATCACCGGTAAAGGACACTCACtgtttgcttgctttctttccaaCTCTGGCTCGAAATGACTCTCTGAAAGGCCAGAATGGGTCTCTGAGCGTGCCAAAAATACAGTAATAATCATACTTCTATTAATATATTGCCATGCCTTTTTATCTATAAAGTGTGATCGCTTCATGCGTTAGTGATAAATATGATCTAGAAAATACATCAAAAAACATATTGTGTACATAGGTAATGTCTGAGGTGCAgtaagtgggttttttttacctgtgTGCAAAAATGTCTTTGAACACACGGTGTAAAGGTCTCCAATCTCCAGGGAAACCAGTCCATAATtagggtgtgtgtctgtgtatgtgggttattttctttttcttttttttatttaataatcgACGGTAATGAGATGAGCGGAGGGGAGAATAATCCTGGATTAACAGCTTAAAAATGCATGTGTTGTCATAACAACCTCCTGATTGGGACTTAATCATTGAAATAcagtcacacaaacactcattctctctctcacacacgcacacacacaaactccccaACCCAGGAACCACCAGTTGTCCGTGCATCAGATAGCTAGATGCTCCTAGCTGTGTGCGTGTGCTGTTTATCCTGTGCTGGTGAATGTGTCGTTGACTTAATTAGAGAGTTAAGCAGGGTGCTCCTCTGAAGGGATTAAGGGGGAAATTATCAGAATCTGGAGACTTAATGCTGAAACCAGTTAAACGGAAGCAGGAGGAGGGGGATCAAAGCTCAGAGGAGAAAAGAGTTTGAGAGGCAGTTCGACTGTTTATACGCACATTCACATGTTCATTTATGTAAACTGTCCCCTTGAAGTCACGCTTAAGCACTCATATTTGGTTTAGGGTATACAAGCAATTTGTTCACCCTTTCAAAGCTGCTGTTTTGGGTCTTTTTGAGTCTTGGGCACTCGGGATGCTGGAGAGGCTCATGGATATTCTGGGATGCTAAGCAAGAGCCTAGGAGACAGAAAATCAGACAAGCAGGACAAAGACGATCGGACAAAATCGACTCGACTGACTTTAGGATTGACAGGAACTGCGCGTCCCTCATCCCCATCACGTTCTTAATGCTGTGGCTGTGCATCCAAATTGTGAATTAACAACATAATGCAAGTGATGGTTATCTAACCAAAGGGTTTTCCTGACAGCCTCTGTGAGAAGCCATGAATAAAGTGACCTTTATCCTCTGCTGTGAAACCATTTCGTCTATAGAACAGTTTTCTAATAGATGCACTGTGCACGCGCCCTGGAAAGCTCTGCTGATGAATTGACACACAAACCCCACAGCTTTGTGGGACTCGTGTGATCATTAAAACATTCAGTGAGGCGCAAGGTTATGTCCGTTACATGATTTATTTGACTCTTAAATGTAAGATTTGTTGAGGGAAAactttgagggtttttttttccctcattagTTTTCTGGAGAAACTCTCGTAAATAACTCTCAGAAAAGTCATCTTCATCATTGATCTGTGTTTCTGGTCAATATGGCTATTTTAGACTCTCCCACTGCTGCTATTGTCTGAGGAttgaatgtgtttgtgcatcTCTGCGCGCTCGCAGTTTGTCTGTGTGCGCATAGTAATCTTTGGTGGGAACATCTGTCTCTCAGAGATAACATAACCGAGGAATTAGACATGCTGTCTTACCACCGAGCATCACATCTCACTATTACAGCCCCCTAAATTATACCCTATTATACCTCTcggtgtatatatgtgtgtgtatgtgtgcagatGAGTGTAAGCAATGTGCTGACAGTGTCATGTCCTTGGGGGACTGTGCCACATGTTAGAGTATCGCTGAGCCCACCACCTCCCCTAATCCTTAAATCCATTGTAGACCAAAATTCACATAGTTATTTCCACATAATACAAGTCTTACACAAACAAGTTTTGACTCGACGAGAAAGTCGAGCAAATagtaaatgaatgaaataacacaaaaaaatagACTAGCAATCTCTATGATAAATTGGCTTTACGTGGTTCAGAATTATACACAGTAATGCAACGTTTTTGATGTAAAAGCTCTAAACAGCCTGGATCCGCTTAGCTTTCCATATATTACACCTGTCTGAGCAGTATCTCTTATGCATCAGCGGTGACAGATTACTCTTTGAAGTGTACTCTTTTATGGAAGTTCAAAAGCTCACAAAAGCTAACAAGGTGATGCATCAAAATCACAGAAAATTCACAGTCCTATATGataaaatatgtgattaaagGATCATCTCACTATTCAACTCACGAAAGAGAGAATTTCTaccctcttcttctttttttacattattttcctttttgcttCAGTGTCATTTGGTTGTTGAGTAAAACAGAATATTACCCTTGCTGTTAGTATAACACCTACACCTAGGAGCCACAGAGATCCAgtaaaaagaggggaaaattgGAGAGAAACTGTATTACAGTCTCTTTTACAGCTCAAGGAAAACTTTTAATGAATGTCACTATGGGGGGGAAAGGAATAAGAAGGGCGCTGTAATAATAACACCACAAAAGCACATTGCGCTGCAAAGGTCTGTGCAGTACAACAGCATTCAAACATGTAAAAGATATGGTCTCTGAATGAAGGGAATTGAGATGACAAAGTGTAATGGTGCCTTTTCTTCTGCACAGTCAGAGAACAGCCGGGGGAGCTGAAGGCAGCCCCACTGACCTGGTTGAATCAAAGAGAAGGGTAGGAGGCGAGATcacaaaaaagggaaagaaaggaAGAGAGCAAGAGACGGGGAAGTGTCTCATTTATACAACACTGCAATTTGGGTCGATGGAGCATTTCAGTAGCCGTAAGGGGCTCTTTTTGCTCAGTGCAATCTATAGCCTACCCGCAATCTAACAATCAAATGCGGTGCCAATAGAGGCGACCCTGCCTCAGCAGTGAGCTCTCTGTGACTgctggtgtattttgactgagTGCCagctttagtttttattcctCATTAATTCTCAGAAGCGATTGACTGAAGAAACCGCTTCCTCTCCATCATAAATCAACTCACactcctgagtgtgtgtgtgtgtgctcacacAGCAGCAAAACATGTACACACCAGGGGGCGAGTCTTGGGGCTTAGGTAATGGTTTAATCAGTCACTGACAGAAAGTACAGTGATATTGCGATTGCTAATTTTCATGTGACCCCAGTGTGGATAAGTGTGTGCGTGGGAGCCTAAAAATCTAGTGATATAATAATGTGAAGATTCCACTATTGCCTCGCTATTCATGGATAAATAGGCTTTGAAATGACACGCTGTGTTTAGCGTTCAATCTCCACCTTTTAGGTTCTtttgtgtgtgactgttttcatggatTTCCCCATTAGAGAGTCGGAGTTATGAACTGGAGCCGTTTGCTTTTATACGATCTCTGTGATTATCAGCATTTGAGGACGCAGAAGTTGCAGCACATTTGAGTGTCTCCAAATTAAACTCTGGGAAAGAATGGAGTAatagtgtgtgtgcgtgtcagaGAGGGAGAGGTAGCGATAGAAAGGTTTGATGCTGTAACAGCTGCTAATTATTGCTGCTCTATATttcacacagtctgtttgatCTCTGGTCCTGTGGAGAGAGATAGGGATTCTCGGTTTCTGTTTCTCCCAAATTCGCGCGCTTTACACACAGGCTCAAGGGTCACAGGGAGGAGAAAGCAGACCCGTGCTCTAATTACTGAATCTCTGCAAGAGATGACTTATTTGTAGCCAACGCTTCAGGACAGAAAGTGTACATTTTGTGAATTGCTTTTGAGCCTGTATTTATGTCACCCCTTGCTGAAGCCCCCCTCATGCGTTGGGCTGTGTTCACTGATATCACGGAGGGCAAATCAATCCAATCTCTCAAAGCGCTCTGGGTAGTCTAAGCCCATAGACCATCTGGATACCGCTCTGTTCTCTTCTGTGTTCTGCTCCCCGAGTGCCGGCCGCTGCAGTGATCAACTATTTGGCAAGCAGCTTTGACACATCACCAATCACCAGGCTTGAATACATAGCAACAGTTACCAGCATCCATAACCCTTGGCGAGATATGTAAGAAAGTcatctgtgtgcgtgtgtgtgtgtttttattttcttcttttttttagtgattgaaaaagttttttcttctatatgcacttttaaaaaagtgttgttttgaAACAGCTAGATGATGAAATTTGGTTAAAGAATAAACGGATCTTAAAAAAATTGTAAAGGACAATAAGATGTACAAAATGTTTCGAGTCTTCTTCTACGGCTGACACAAAAGTGTCACAAtaagtttttctttcatgccTGTGGGATGGTCAGGACACACAGTAACTACTTTCCGAATCAACAAATTGCTGCATTTCTAAAAAAACATTatgatataataaaaatataataattttgTACCGTTTTGAAATCATCCATGTGCACTCTTTGACAAAGGCTTGCATGAAAAATGTAACCACTGCAGAAAAACCACGCAGTATTAATTCTTAATTTGGACTTTGTTGCAACATGTTGCCATCAACAAGAATAAGACGGGGGGGAGAAAAAAGCATGAAAGcccatttattttcactcacGCTTTATTGTAACTTATCAGATTCATTCATTTCTGTCTTACAAACTGATTTGTTAAATGCTTcatggaggaaaaaaactgtttttaatgtcacacaTGGAAGGTTGTGTAAAAGGTCTATCACTGAAGCCATGGAGTGTGGGGTAAGCATTGTACTACTGGTCAAGGTtaaattcacattttattttggtGTTTCTCATCATTCTAATATTATCATATACTGTCAGAATATTTACACTATAGAGACAAAGCAGGTCTTTACACGTGTCAGATATGGGAATTAGATGTTGTTCTTCCTGCTGTGAATGAGTGTGTGCCATCAGAATTACCTTACACCCGCACATACAGTCCACAACAAGGTTAAAATGTCTTTGCCATATTCACCGGCCACTGGAGCGTTATTTATGTTAGGTGAAAGTCACTCTCTAACTCAGATAACCTGTATGAAATGGAGATAAGGGGAGAGTATTATCACTGTCTCTGTCCCTGGCATGAAGGATACTTCAAAAGGCAGCTGGTCTGTCTGTGGTTCAGAAGGAAAGAGAGAAGATGACACAAGCTTAGCTTGTCTTTGAATAGCAGGTGCACCTTTCTCTTTATTCTGCTTGTGAATGAGGAATGATGGAAAAAGCAAAGGATCAAAGTCTGTTCTTTCACTGTCTGTTTTAACACAGCAGAGGCTAAATGGAGAAACAAATTCTCATTTGAAAACAGTCAATAGTTTGGCTGCTTGTGTGTATGCATGCGAACGAGCGTGTGTGTCTTGGTGTGTATCTGTGTCTGAAGGCATATGTGCAATAAGAGTTGGAGTTGATACTACTAAAAGCACTGACACATCCCAATTTCAAATAGCAGGCCTTTCTTCAAACCAAACAttcctcctttctctctcccacAGGCCAGTGCTGCCAAGAAAGATTAATAAACATGGCACCCACTCTCAAAATCATAACGCCTTCTGTTGAAACTTCACTGGCCACGATCTGTCCATGATAGGCTGTGGATTCAAGGGTTGCAGAGCTACTGGAGAGAGTGGAGAGATTGGGGTTGCGTGGAAAGTGGGCGACTGGGGAAGGAGAAGGGTGGGAGGATGTGATAGCAGGATGGAGGGAAACAGGGAGGAGATGGAGAAAGGGGCGAAGTGAAGATGATGAGGGAGGGAAGGGTGGCGAGGGGTGAGGGGTGGGGAAGTGGAACTGGCTGTGGGTGGATGGCAGGAGAGGGGGGTGAGCTGGAAGTCGAGGAAGAGTGAGGGGGCATGGATAGGCCTGTGTGCTGTAAAATGATGTGATGGAGATTCGAGAGAGGGGAAGATGGTGCGAGTGGGGTGAGGTTTGGGACACCCAGAGCTATGGGCTGGCTAAAGTTCTCTTGCGGGGTGACGTGTGGAAGTGGGAGACTGACCTGGAGGGTGTGGTGTACTTGCTTATGCATCGTGTCTGTATGAATTAACTGGGCTTGAGGCTGCGGAGGTGTGTATTGCTCCTCTGAAGTCCCACAGTTCTCCGTCTGCAGGTTGTGTGTGTAGTTtgcctgtgtgtttttgtctgcGTTTTCTTGTATGTTTTCCAGGACTTTCTGCATGTGCTCTCTTGCCTGCTCTTGCAGGAGACGATATTTGTCCATCTCCTCAGCGGTAAAGCTGATCGGCGGAGCTGTCTCTCCACCTGTCTGTTCATCGTCAGTTCTAATCTGTGATGGGCAGACATTTGGCATGCTGCTGGGATTTGACCCAACTGGAGAACATTTCTGACTGTCAGTGGTTGCTCCAGGATCTGTGCCACAACTCTtagcttcctcttcctcttctctctccttctcctgaCTCTTCTCAAGCAGCCCCTTTTTCTTCTGAGCCTTTCGCTGAATTGCAGGTAGTTTTCCTATAAGGGGCAGAAGCAACCTAGATGGTTTTTGTAGCAGTGACTTACTGGGGGATAAAGCTGAAAGGGTTGTGTCTGGGCCCCTTGTGTTGACAGAGGCAGAGGGCCCTTGGCTAGACTGTGAATCCTTTAGCTGTGAAAGACTTCGGTCACAATTATGTGTGTTGACACTTGGAACTGTCGCCGCAAAAGTGGATCTGTTGGGAGATGAATGTGTGAACGGGCTCGAGGAGAGGGCAGATGAAATGGACGTGAGGCTGCTCTGCTTTTTTGCCTGCTGACTGGCCTCTGCAGCCCCCGAGGACGTCTTGCAGGAGCTAGCTGTCAACCCATCCATAGTGACTCCTGAGCAGGTGCTACTCCTGCTCCACTCCCAGCTCAGCTCAGACGTGTTGGTGCTGCTACAAGGGCTGCAAGAGCGTGGGCTGTGGCATCTGCTGTCCTGTGTGTTGATCACACTCTGGCAGCTGTACGTCtgtctgcttgtccaccactcaGGGCTCGAGAAGTGTGTTGAACTTGAGCGTCTGGTGCCTGCACATATCCTCGCACCGCCTGGGCTGTCTCTGCTGTCAGCTCCTGTCCTGGAGCCTGATGTGGACCTGTGTGTCCCCCTGTCTTCCCAGCTGTCACTGCTGCCCCATGTCCATCTATCCCAGTCTACATCTTCAGTGCTTAGATGTCTGCGCCTTTTGCCCCAGCTCTTAGGACTGGGGCTAAACCTAGCAGGCTTATCCCACTCCACTGCTCTGCTCCTCGAGCTCCACCCAGTCCTTGACCTCACCTCCTCACTACCTCCAGGACAGGCCCCTCTCATCCACTCCCACTCTTCTGTACCTGAAGTCAGGCCTCTGTCTCGGCCACCTGAATGCCCTTGTGCTTCCCGACCCCTCTCCTCCCAGAATTCACGATGCCTCAAACTCTTCCTCTTATTATGAATGAATTTCCTGTCCCCGTGGAGGAGTTTTCGCTTTTTCATCGAGCTGTTACAGCAGCTGTTGTCAGGGTAACAGCAGTCAATGAAACTCCTGGGGTTGCTATGGTGACCCCTTTCCCAAAACAGCTTTGAGTTACATCCTGGTGAGAAGGAGTGTAAGGAGAAGTGAGACCGCCAGGGAAAAGTCGCCGCGTCTCCGTCTCGTTTTCCCTCCTTCTCGGTGTCTCGGTCTGCTGTGTGTCTGCTGAGATGGGAGTAGACGCTGGAGTGTTCTGCCTGCTCTCTGTCTGGCTGTGACTGGCATTCAGTGCTGTGGCTCCTATGAGGCCTCCTCTTCCTGACAGAGACAGATACTGGCTCAGCCTCACATCTCCCCAGGAGACAGCTGCTCCCTGCTCCCCCCACCTTCCTCATCCTCGTCTCTCTTTGCCTCCTTTTCTTTCCCCATCTCCCTCCAGTTTCTCCTTTCCTCTCTCTTCCAGTGGAGACTGTAGAGATAACACTCCTCACTTTGCACCTTGCTGATTGGCGCTTGTCTGAAGTTTTTTCCTTCTCAGGCATCTTTCTCTTTcccagcttgtgtttctttgtgctgGCTTTCCTCTTTTTGCGTGATACTTCAGAGACACCCACATACGGCTGTGGAGCACTGGCACACTTGCACATTGTCTCACTCCCACACTCACACCTGGATGGGCTGATGCACATCTCCTGTGTGCCAGGCTGGGTGACAGACTCTAATTTACAGCTCAGGGCTGTGATGGCTTTCTCCCTGATCCCTCTCGCACCCTCTAATCTGCCTCCCAGAGGATTCTGGAAGTTTGTGTCAGAGCTGTCACTATGAGTGGGGTCAAATGGATGGGGAGCTGCCCGCATGCAGTTCTCCATACTTAGCATGCATCGTTCTTTTTCTGGTCTTGTTTCTGATGATAAAAGGTTTTTGTTCTTTAGGAACAGGTGTGCTTCTGTCTCCACATCGATATGTTGCTCTGCTTTGAAAATTTCCGCAGCTTTTTTCTCCCTGTGTGCTCTCAACTCTTGTCTTATCTGTCTTTGTAAACACGATTGAGTGTCTGGTTTAAGAATAGCTGGTACGCGTAGTTTTGATTCATCTGAAAGGGAACACAACTGATTTTGTTGTGAGTCCTTCAGATCCTCTGCGACTTTTTCTGGCCGTTGAAGGTTCAAGCAGAGCGGGTTGCAGCTGTAGGAGATGTGTGGTTGAGACTTGGTGAACTTAAGCAAACTGACAGGCCATCTCAGACGGGTAGAGCCATCCTTcccaagcacacacacatcctgACTCGCCTCCCGCTCGCTCTCCGGTTCTTGCTTTTCCTCTGACttgctttctgtgtgtttggtATCCATGTGTGCTACTGCTGATCCTATGCCCCATACGGTCACCTGAGATTGTGACACTGAGAACAGCGAATCATGACTCTGATTATCAGGTGCTGATGTAGAAATAGGAAAGTGTTCTTTTACTAAGTCTCTTTTTTCAATCTGTTCCTCCTCCCTTATGGCCTCTCTTGGGAACGGGTGCATGTCACTTGGTAAGACACTGTCAGGGCCGGACTTATCCTTTTCACTCACGCTGTGCTTCCTCTCATCTGCTACCCCAATTTCCCTGTCAATATCTTCAATTATTCCCCTTATCCTTTCTTTCATTTGttccctcttctctctctcctc
The genomic region above belongs to Oreochromis niloticus isolate F11D_XX linkage group LG11, O_niloticus_UMD_NMBU, whole genome shotgun sequence and contains:
- the znf804b gene encoding G patch domain-containing protein 8, coding for MGPKPREAPGMACSACYYLVISSTHLSNGHFRRVKGVFRGPLCPSANSDSPECTERALGCSVEDLKALFYCELCDKQYLRHQEFDNHINSYDHAHKQRLKELKHREFARNVASKSWKDQRKQEKALRRLHQLAQLQQETQRVQRRTYGLRRTVRAVSQKRDKDVTQRDRSPKDKPELLCQPQRSTSTQPRTTTISYPSENLCNSVSQVPPATALAESPLVTETADTNTPAVSPQSCHSLYPQLPLSSQGRVGGRLGVSFCFSRRGPRLEPSASVFSDLEEEEREKREQMKERIRGIIEDIDREIGVADERKHSVSEKDKSGPDSVLPSDMHPFPREAIREEEQIEKRDLVKEHFPISTSAPDNQSHDSLFSVSQSQVTVWGIGSAVAHMDTKHTESKSEEKQEPESEREASQDVCVLGKDGSTRLRWPVSLLKFTKSQPHISYSCNPLCLNLQRPEKVAEDLKDSQQNQLCSLSDESKLRVPAILKPDTQSCLQRQIRQELRAHREKKAAEIFKAEQHIDVETEAHLFLKNKNLLSSETRPEKERCMLSMENCMRAAPHPFDPTHSDSSDTNFQNPLGGRLEGARGIREKAITALSCKLESVTQPGTQEMCISPSRCECGSETMCKCASAPQPYVGVSEVSRKKRKASTKKHKLGKRKMPEKEKTSDKRQSARCKVRSVISTVSTGRERKGETGGRWGKKRRQRETRMRKVGGAGSSCLLGRCEAEPVSVSVRKRRPHRSHSTECQSQPDREQAEHSSVYSHLSRHTADRDTEKEGKRDGDAATFPWRSHFSLHSFSPGCNSKLFWERGHHSNPRSFIDCCYPDNSCCNSSMKKRKLLHGDRKFIHNKRKSLRHREFWEERGREAQGHSGGRDRGLTSGTEEWEWMRGACPGGSEEVRSRTGWSSRSRAVEWDKPARFSPSPKSWGKRRRHLSTEDVDWDRWTWGSSDSWEDRGTHRSTSGSRTGADSRDSPGGARICAGTRRSSSTHFSSPEWWTSRQTYSCQSVINTQDSRCHSPRSCSPCSSTNTSELSWEWSRSSTCSGVTMDGLTASSCKTSSGAAEASQQAKKQSSLTSISSALSSSPFTHSSPNRSTFAATVPSVNTHNCDRSLSQLKDSQSSQGPSASVNTRGPDTTLSALSPSKSLLQKPSRLLLPLIGKLPAIQRKAQKKKGLLEKSQEKEREEEEEAKSCGTDPGATTDSQKCSPVGSNPSSMPNVCPSQIRTDDEQTGGETAPPISFTAEEMDKYRLLQEQAREHMQKVLENIQENADKNTQANYTHNLQTENCGTSEEQYTPPQPQAQLIHTDTMHKQVHHTLQVSLPLPHVTPQENFSQPIALGVPNLTPLAPSSPLSNLHHIILQHTGLSMPPHSSSTSSSPPSPAIHPQPVPLPHPSPLATLPSLIIFTSPLSPSPPCFPPSCYHILPPFSFPSRPLSTQPQSLHSLQ